From one Pyxidicoccus sp. MSG2 genomic stretch:
- a CDS encoding Ig-like domain-containing protein produces MHPRLTTAFRPARARLLSLCLAFVSACGGGNPVQPIGTSAGEVAGVVIKGPVQDASVTVYRLDAKFVRGTALGTARTDESGAFTVPVGSYNGALLVVSSSGTYVDEALGTPVSLGGREMVAVIPSYRSGEHLIGVRVTPISTLTAAFAAHHVAAGEELAQAVGEAYSHLNAHFGDVDWRTATPVDLTVAGATTLTPQVRAGLVLAALSQQAATIAQESGVSAALVNGATLTSALAADGADGRLDGAGPAGQLRQASYALDGLTARSGLAAAIGVFVSGPRNASALRLEDVRSLINAMAGSVDEYLFAGGPAAEVDVDAPEVTWLKPAADTGVSGSAPVEVRAVDASGIKSLRFTAPASLVALTSVIDGTSALLKGTLDVSALPDGPLTLTVAAEDAKGNTVSRSVAVTVSNRGPSVSVSAPSDGATLSGRVLLSASATSQQGVVSRLELRNAPSGVGPDTLAAADSYAAQWDTTQAPEGEQVLVFHAEDSFGASTDVSVVVKVDNVALGTVKVSVSAGNPIAGATVRVVALDVTTGGPASRPGGSVLGEGGPTEADGTLTFSLSQENWDGPVQLQVSGSSTLSYVDPTDGTAPVSIPAAVTLTSSLRHYKTGETLVAPVTLYTTLADSAARAYSRGKNSSFPASSYVDALSVVDVLFEKHVAGATPWALRRIVPASLTQPPSQALRDVVFAALPDVSLNQLARSIALSAGLSPVQGFDAVKLLTLLQRDISDGRFDGREGGLLLRVLGTPAYELSADELRVRLAVALDRFVTGPHNRSGLARADFRSAEPNVYDTISLDTSSLFDSAVPPTPFDTNAPVVSWRITFMGDNGTAYTAPVGDTKVVANTLTVEATAVDPEASGVRALTVTADGNALNGQQTASGRVSGMWTPTADGTSELVAVAEDTLGNTTTSRYVLIVDNAAPALAVSAPAAAAFYGAGAVPVDSTATDTNGVASHSVAGLTGASVSGITHVVGSWTPAAGTADGSVTATFAACDVVGNCRSKPQTFALDREAPVLSFATAPVQNTNANTVTFAVRAVDSAAGVAGVYGRRVGSSTPIAATKDAQGTWSLTLPATGEGDIEYHVWAVDTATPANSGESRSHPYKLTPTVRRDTVPPTVELVEGGFYRPEAGIRHKETAPGVPAVPVQYEVSSPSVALTAGSLVFKAVTRIAPGPLDGTDLSSSNTTNTPWLKYSVVRAATESEIVGVDYAITCAGCGAPSSSSGSLLLVDPAGSRVTYALPLTVDTIPGLRNATQTPVTLTIHVTARDAAGNSATSAAASVTFHLISPMLSVLKEDAYPSARDPKSPYGYRVGLFTYDDLWAPGTLAFEGKAHMRLARFRVRNPHSIPMVVNLTSTGAGTWTLKENYTHRKVDDSSTTATAVDGFSFPALQHWDLFGAYDTCAGGQPRPQFPCEVEDGVVLSNPIHPLGSSQQWSCVVPSYTSPSTVAEARSDVESAGYLSPTPTGNEPESSLAPGGYSLNERAAWRVPAASGAVPGELVLYALVPRNRGTMPQFTVEGGTRYQYLYALDYTVETGGQSCTDPNDNRQRLSSRRRALLYRDMTSASLSLALPYVINAMATYDAGAGNFPAVGAPRFVASGGITGEVDLTNN; encoded by the coding sequence ATGCACCCTCGTCTCACGACAGCCTTTCGGCCGGCCCGCGCCCGCCTCCTCTCCCTCTGTCTCGCTTTCGTCTCTGCCTGCGGTGGTGGCAATCCCGTCCAACCCATCGGCACCAGCGCCGGCGAGGTGGCTGGCGTTGTCATCAAGGGCCCCGTCCAAGATGCGAGCGTCACCGTCTACCGTTTGGACGCCAAGTTCGTTCGAGGCACCGCGCTTGGCACTGCGCGGACGGACGAGAGCGGCGCCTTCACCGTCCCCGTTGGCAGCTACAACGGAGCGCTGCTCGTCGTCAGCAGCTCCGGCACTTATGTGGACGAAGCCCTCGGGACGCCTGTCTCCCTTGGCGGGCGGGAAATGGTCGCTGTCATTCCTTCCTACCGCAGCGGAGAGCACCTCATCGGTGTCCGCGTCACGCCCATCTCCACCCTGACGGCCGCCTTCGCGGCTCACCACGTAGCGGCCGGCGAGGAGCTGGCGCAGGCGGTGGGCGAGGCGTACTCGCACCTCAACGCGCATTTCGGCGACGTGGACTGGCGCACTGCCACCCCAGTGGACCTCACCGTCGCGGGCGCCACCACGCTGACGCCCCAGGTGCGCGCGGGGCTGGTGCTCGCCGCGCTGTCGCAGCAGGCCGCCACCATTGCCCAGGAGAGTGGCGTCAGCGCGGCCCTCGTCAACGGAGCGACGCTCACCAGCGCGCTCGCGGCGGACGGCGCCGACGGCCGCCTCGACGGGGCCGGCCCTGCTGGGCAGCTCCGCCAGGCCTCCTATGCCCTGGACGGGTTGACGGCGCGTAGCGGGCTCGCCGCTGCTATCGGCGTCTTCGTTTCGGGGCCCCGTAATGCCAGCGCGCTGCGGCTGGAAGACGTCCGCAGCCTCATCAACGCGATGGCGGGCTCCGTCGACGAGTACCTCTTCGCGGGCGGCCCGGCCGCCGAGGTGGACGTGGATGCACCCGAGGTGACGTGGCTCAAGCCCGCGGCCGATACAGGTGTCAGCGGCTCCGCTCCCGTGGAGGTTCGGGCTGTGGATGCGAGCGGCATCAAGTCCCTGCGCTTCACCGCCCCCGCGAGCCTTGTCGCGCTCACCTCCGTCATCGACGGCACCAGCGCCCTCCTCAAGGGAACGTTAGACGTGTCCGCCCTTCCCGACGGCCCCCTCACCCTCACCGTCGCAGCGGAGGATGCGAAGGGAAACACCGTCTCGAGGAGCGTGGCCGTCACGGTGTCCAACCGCGGGCCTTCCGTCTCCGTCTCCGCACCCTCAGACGGCGCAACGTTGAGTGGGCGGGTGCTCCTGTCGGCGAGCGCCACCTCTCAGCAGGGCGTCGTCAGCCGTCTGGAGCTCCGCAACGCTCCCTCCGGAGTGGGCCCTGACACGCTCGCTGCCGCGGACAGCTACGCCGCGCAGTGGGATACGACGCAGGCGCCTGAAGGCGAGCAGGTCCTCGTGTTCCATGCCGAGGACTCCTTCGGAGCATCCACCGACGTGTCCGTCGTCGTGAAGGTCGACAACGTCGCTCTCGGCACGGTGAAAGTCTCGGTGTCCGCCGGCAACCCCATTGCTGGCGCCACCGTCCGAGTCGTGGCGCTTGACGTAACGACGGGCGGGCCCGCCAGCCGGCCTGGAGGCTCCGTCCTCGGAGAGGGCGGGCCCACCGAGGCTGACGGCACCCTCACCTTCTCCCTCTCCCAGGAGAATTGGGACGGGCCCGTGCAGCTGCAGGTGTCAGGCTCCTCGACGCTGTCCTACGTGGACCCGACGGATGGGACAGCGCCGGTGAGCATCCCCGCCGCAGTCACGCTCACCTCGAGTCTCCGCCACTACAAGACGGGGGAAACGCTCGTCGCCCCGGTGACGCTCTACACGACACTGGCGGACTCGGCCGCCCGCGCCTACTCGCGCGGGAAGAACTCCTCATTTCCGGCGTCTTCGTATGTTGACGCCCTGTCGGTGGTGGACGTCCTCTTCGAGAAGCACGTTGCCGGCGCCACGCCGTGGGCCCTGCGGAGGATTGTCCCTGCCTCACTCACCCAGCCGCCCAGCCAGGCGCTGCGTGACGTCGTCTTCGCGGCCCTGCCCGACGTTTCCCTAAACCAGCTCGCCCGCAGCATTGCCCTCAGCGCGGGCCTGAGCCCCGTCCAGGGCTTCGACGCGGTGAAGTTGCTGACGCTCCTGCAGCGCGACATCTCGGACGGCCGCTTCGACGGCCGCGAGGGCGGCTTGCTGCTCCGCGTCCTGGGCACTCCCGCCTATGAGCTCTCCGCGGACGAGCTGCGCGTCCGGCTGGCCGTTGCGTTGGACCGGTTCGTTACTGGCCCGCACAACCGCAGTGGCCTGGCGCGGGCGGACTTCAGGAGCGCCGAGCCGAACGTCTACGACACCATCAGCCTCGACACCTCGAGTCTCTTCGATTCGGCCGTGCCGCCCACGCCATTCGATACGAATGCCCCGGTGGTGAGCTGGCGAATCACCTTCATGGGAGACAACGGGACAGCCTACACCGCGCCTGTCGGCGATACGAAGGTGGTGGCCAACACGCTCACCGTCGAAGCCACCGCGGTGGACCCCGAGGCGTCGGGAGTACGGGCTCTCACGGTGACTGCGGACGGAAATGCCCTGAATGGGCAGCAGACGGCCTCGGGGCGCGTCTCCGGCATGTGGACTCCCACCGCGGACGGCACGAGCGAGCTCGTCGCCGTTGCGGAGGACACCCTCGGCAACACCACAACCTCACGCTATGTCCTCATCGTCGACAACGCCGCTCCGGCTCTTGCTGTCTCTGCTCCTGCAGCCGCGGCCTTCTACGGCGCGGGTGCGGTGCCTGTGGACTCCACCGCAACGGACACCAACGGCGTCGCGTCCCACTCCGTCGCCGGCCTCACCGGCGCGTCCGTGAGTGGCATCACGCACGTGGTGGGCAGCTGGACGCCGGCGGCGGGCACCGCGGATGGCTCCGTGACGGCCACCTTCGCCGCGTGCGACGTCGTCGGCAACTGCCGCTCGAAGCCGCAGACGTTTGCGCTGGACCGCGAGGCCCCGGTGCTGTCCTTCGCGACAGCCCCCGTCCAGAACACCAACGCCAACACTGTCACGTTTGCGGTTCGCGCCGTGGACAGCGCCGCCGGCGTCGCTGGTGTGTACGGCCGCCGCGTGGGCTCCAGCACGCCCATTGCCGCCACGAAGGACGCACAGGGCACGTGGAGCCTCACCCTGCCCGCCACGGGCGAAGGCGACATCGAGTACCACGTGTGGGCCGTCGACACGGCCACGCCGGCCAACAGCGGCGAGTCACGCAGCCATCCCTACAAGCTGACTCCGACGGTTCGACGCGACACGGTTCCGCCGACTGTCGAGTTGGTCGAAGGCGGTTTCTATCGTCCCGAGGCGGGTATCCGGCACAAGGAGACTGCTCCTGGCGTGCCTGCCGTCCCTGTGCAGTACGAGGTGTCGAGTCCTTCTGTGGCCCTGACGGCGGGCAGCCTTGTCTTCAAGGCTGTTACTCGCATCGCGCCTGGCCCGCTAGACGGGACCGACCTCTCGTCCTCCAACACCACAAACACCCCGTGGCTGAAATACTCCGTCGTCCGAGCCGCCACCGAGTCCGAAATCGTCGGGGTAGATTACGCCATCACCTGCGCTGGGTGCGGCGCTCCCAGCTCCAGCTCCGGTTCGCTGCTATTGGTAGACCCGGCAGGCTCCCGCGTCACCTACGCGCTCCCCCTGACCGTCGACACGATTCCCGGGTTGCGCAATGCGACGCAGACTCCAGTCACCCTGACTATTCATGTGACGGCGCGGGACGCTGCTGGCAACTCCGCGACCAGCGCGGCGGCGTCGGTGACCTTCCATCTCATTTCGCCGATGCTGTCTGTGCTCAAGGAGGACGCCTACCCTTCGGCGAGGGACCCTAAAAGCCCCTATGGCTATCGGGTTGGGCTCTTCACCTACGATGATCTCTGGGCTCCAGGCACCCTGGCTTTCGAGGGGAAGGCGCACATGAGGCTCGCTCGATTCCGCGTCCGCAATCCGCACTCAATTCCGATGGTCGTCAACCTCACCAGCACTGGCGCTGGCACGTGGACGCTGAAGGAGAATTACACCCACCGCAAGGTGGACGACTCATCCACCACCGCGACAGCGGTCGACGGCTTTTCCTTCCCGGCCCTGCAGCATTGGGACCTCTTCGGCGCGTACGACACCTGCGCGGGTGGCCAACCGAGGCCTCAGTTCCCCTGCGAAGTCGAGGATGGCGTGGTGCTGTCGAACCCTATTCACCCTCTTGGCTCTTCCCAGCAATGGAGCTGCGTCGTGCCCAGCTACACCTCTCCCTCCACCGTGGCTGAAGCGCGCAGCGACGTGGAGTCGGCCGGCTACCTTTCTCCGACTCCAACGGGCAACGAGCCAGAGTCCTCGCTCGCCCCTGGTGGCTACTCGTTGAACGAAAGGGCTGCGTGGCGGGTGCCAGCTGCCTCCGGGGCCGTGCCGGGAGAGTTGGTGCTCTACGCCCTCGTTCCACGCAACCGTGGCACCATGCCTCAGTTCACCGTTGAGGGCGGGACGAGGTACCAGTACCTCTACGCACTCGACTACACCGTGGAAACGGGCGGGCAAAGCTGCACCGACCCCAATGACAACCGCCAGCGGCTCTCCAGCCGTCGACGTGCGTTGTTGTACCGAGACATGACCAGCGCGTCCCTCTCGCTCGCCCTCCCGTACGTCATCAACGCCATGGCGACCTATGACGCGGGTGCCGGCAACTTCCCTGCGGTTGGGGCACCGCGGTTCGTCGCCTCCGGTGGTATTACCGGCGAGGTTGACCTGACCAACAACTGA